CTGCCAAGCGATCGCTGGGGCATAAAGGATTTGAGCTCAATGCTGTAATCGCTAAATCAACATTGCCCGTAACAGCCGCTTCAATGGTCATCTGTTCAAATGACTTGATGGTTTGTATTGTTCCATTGATTTTCGGATTCAGTGGACCAACCGTAATCGGTTGTGGTCCATTACCGGTAATCACACAAGCAATTTCAACTGCGCTGTTCAGCGGTAGATTTGAAACCGCACCATTATTGCGAACGTTAACATACTGAATGTCTTTACGATCGTTGTAAATTGAATCAATCAAACTGCACGCAGCATCTGAATAATGTGCACCACCGCGTTGTTCCAGTTGTTTTGGTTTAACCTTAAGGTCTTGGTCTTTATATAATTCGAATAATTCTGCTTCCAGTTTCGCAACAACTTCACCACGAACTGTACCCGCTTCAAACTCTTTGAGGTTCTTCGCAAGTTGTTCTTGTGTGAAGTAGTAATAGTTGTGATACGGGCACGGAATCGCTCCTAATCCTCTCAAGAAGTCTGGCGAGTAAGAAAGGGCATCGAAGTTTTTCATCGCCAACGTTTCTTCACTATCCGATACATACTTATCAAGGATTGTACTCATTACCGTTTTTCCTTTATGAAAAACATCCGTCACGAATACATGGTGGTTGACACCACTTAATTCCATTGTAATTTCTTCAGGTGCTACATCTAAGATACTTGCAAAACTGTGTTTCATATCAAAGGGAACGTTACACAACCCAATAACCCGTTCAAAGTTTGTGTAACGTAAGACAGCCTCAGTCACCATGCCGGCCGGATTGGTAAAGTTAATCAACCATGCCTCCGGACACAACTCCTCCATGTCCTTTACAATATCTAAGATAACTGGAATCGTTCGGAATGCTTTGAACATCCCACCTGCACCATTTGTTTCTTGTCCAATCATACCGTGAGAAATCGGAATCCGCTCGTCCAAAATTCGCGCTTTGAGCTGACCAACACGCATTTGTGTTGTAACAAAATCTGCGTCTAACAATGCAGCTCGGCGATCCAAACTCAAGTGAATTTGCATGTCGATACCCGCTTCATCAACCATCCTTTTCGCAAGATTTCCAACAATCTCAAGCTTTTCACGGCCGGATTCAACATCAACCAACCACAACTCAGACACTGGTAGATCTTTGTGACGGTTTATAAATCCTTCAACAAGTTCTGGTGTATAACTACTTCCGCCACCAATTGT
The window above is part of the Erysipelothrix sp. HDW6C genome. Proteins encoded here:
- a CDS encoding 6-phospho-beta-glucosidase, coding for MKKLKIVTIGGGSSYTPELVEGFINRHKDLPVSELWLVDVESGREKLEIVGNLAKRMVDEAGIDMQIHLSLDRRAALLDADFVTTQMRVGQLKARILDERIPISHGMIGQETNGAGGMFKAFRTIPVILDIVKDMEELCPEAWLINFTNPAGMVTEAVLRYTNFERVIGLCNVPFDMKHSFASILDVAPEEITMELSGVNHHVFVTDVFHKGKTVMSTILDKYVSDSEETLAMKNFDALSYSPDFLRGLGAIPCPYHNYYYFTQEQLAKNLKEFEAGTVRGEVVAKLEAELFELYKDQDLKVKPKQLEQRGGAHYSDAACSLIDSIYNDRKDIQYVNVRNNGAVSNLPLNSAVEIACVITGNGPQPITVGPLNPKINGTIQTIKSFEQMTIEAAVTGNVDLAITALSSNPLCPSDRLAGIVVRELLEAHRDYLPQFKR